In one window of Methanosarcina vacuolata Z-761 DNA:
- the hepT gene encoding type VII toxin-antitoxin system HepT family RNase toxin — protein MECAIDIGEIIISKEGLERPEDYRSVFRILGRYEIIPEEFAEKFSFSAGFRNILVHVYEEVDLDILRKLLAENLRDFDIFAFYAAEYAAKLAE, from the coding sequence ATTGAATGTGCTATTGACATAGGAGAAATCATTATCTCAAAAGAGGGGCTTGAAAGGCCTGAAGATTATAGGAGTGTGTTTCGGATTCTTGGCAGATACGAAATAATTCCTGAAGAGTTCGCAGAAAAATTTTCATTTTCTGCTGGATTCAGAAATATCCTGGTCCATGTTTATGAAGAGGTAGATCTTGACATATTAAGAAAACTGCTTGCTGAAAACCTGAGAGACTTTGATATATTTGCCTTTTACGCTGCAGAATACGCAGCGAAGCTTGCAGAGTAA
- a CDS encoding ABC transporter substrate-binding protein, giving the protein MSKKYRITVLVMLLVMATVLGSLCIDQKSDEKTATANQSGVQSQEGALRYATAFYPEDTLDPAVKWTGWYMREAGVYETLFSYDENMNLRPELASKYEKISDTEWRIYLRDGVKFHDGTPMNADAVVYSLNRILDDNNSRKVEYNFIQSISKYSDDAITIKTNSTYAPTIASLTDPITSIVSPSSKDLNTTAIGTGPFKVKSYTKDVNLVLEKNENYWNGTPKLDNVTIYFVKDDMTRLFKLESDEVDIADGIPQSEVADLKNNSDYTLYSNATLRTYFLYVNMNKEPLNNVKVRQALNYALDRQQIVDTALEGVGGTPAKSFFPSVMNWSINNKIDMVSQDEQKARSLLTEAGLNDTNGDGWLEYNGKPFELNIKTYTGRPQLKPAAEVIATQFESIGIKTSVTVLESGALTDDMNKGDYDLALYAWTVATTGDPDYFVSKHFESTGAEAQKTGYSNPQVDEWIKAGEQTMNQTQRKEYYDKVQEQVLEDCPEIFVFYQNSIVGANKNVGGIKQFPNEISFLTKDIYIKQ; this is encoded by the coding sequence TTGAGTAAAAAATACAGAATTACAGTTCTTGTCATGCTGTTAGTCATGGCAACAGTCCTTGGGTCGCTATGTATCGACCAGAAAAGTGATGAAAAAACTGCTACTGCCAATCAGTCAGGCGTACAAAGCCAGGAAGGCGCACTAAGATATGCAACTGCTTTTTATCCCGAAGACACTCTTGACCCGGCAGTAAAATGGACTGGCTGGTACATGCGAGAAGCCGGAGTCTATGAGACGCTTTTCAGTTATGACGAGAATATGAACTTACGGCCTGAACTTGCTAGCAAATATGAGAAAATATCAGATACTGAATGGAGGATCTACCTTAGAGACGGAGTAAAGTTTCATGATGGAACTCCCATGAATGCAGACGCTGTGGTGTATTCACTCAACAGGATACTGGATGATAATAATTCAAGAAAAGTAGAATACAATTTCATCCAATCCATAAGCAAATACTCTGACGATGCAATTACAATAAAAACAAATTCTACATACGCTCCTACTATAGCAAGCCTTACAGACCCTATAACTTCCATAGTCAGCCCCAGTTCAAAAGACCTTAATACCACAGCAATAGGAACAGGTCCATTTAAAGTTAAAAGTTACACCAAGGATGTAAATCTCGTTCTGGAGAAGAATGAAAACTACTGGAACGGTACACCTAAACTGGACAATGTCACTATCTATTTTGTCAAAGACGACATGACCAGGCTCTTCAAGCTGGAAAGCGATGAAGTGGACATTGCTGACGGCATTCCTCAATCAGAAGTGGCAGACCTGAAAAACAATTCTGACTACACCTTATACAGTAATGCGACTTTGAGAACATATTTCCTGTATGTAAATATGAATAAAGAGCCTCTGAATAATGTAAAAGTAAGGCAGGCCCTGAACTATGCTCTTGATCGCCAGCAGATTGTGGATACGGCTCTCGAGGGTGTTGGAGGAACTCCTGCAAAGAGCTTTTTCCCGTCCGTCATGAACTGGTCAATAAACAATAAAATCGATATGGTTTCCCAGGATGAACAAAAAGCCAGGAGTCTTCTGACCGAAGCTGGCTTAAACGACACTAACGGGGACGGCTGGCTGGAATACAATGGTAAACCTTTCGAATTGAACATAAAGACCTATACTGGTCGCCCTCAGCTTAAACCCGCTGCCGAGGTAATTGCAACCCAGTTTGAGTCAATCGGGATAAAGACAAGTGTCACTGTCCTGGAAAGTGGTGCATTAACGGATGATATGAACAAAGGAGACTACGATCTTGCCCTCTATGCCTGGACAGTAGCCACTACCGGGGACCCTGACTACTTTGTTTCAAAGCATTTTGAGTCTACAGGAGCTGAAGCACAGAAGACAGGTTACTCAAATCCCCAAGTAGATGAATGGATAAAGGCAGGTGAACAGACCATGAACCAGACTCAGAGAAAGGAATATTACGACAAAGTTCAGGAACAGGTACTGGAAGACTGTCCGGAGATATTCGTATTCTATCAGAACTCCATAGTTGGAGCAAACAAGAACGTTGGAGGGATTAAACAGTTCCCGAATGAGATCTCTTTCCTTACCAAGGACATCTACATCAAACAGTGA
- a CDS encoding C40 family peptidase, translated as MKISKERLIVTFLLAILIAFIPLGAAAPVGTSENATLEAANNWLGVKSVHGGNNTTAIDCSHLVYQVYSQVGAKDIFFQKVPDMKNNTDYVNTSSPAPGDVIFWQKDVPQNGRIYWLATHVGIYIGNNQFIDTSFDTKNVTTENITGVYEEGMPYFARWSRI; from the coding sequence ATGAAGATAAGTAAAGAAAGATTAATAGTCACATTCCTTCTGGCTATTTTAATAGCATTCATACCCCTTGGAGCAGCAGCTCCTGTTGGAACCTCAGAAAACGCAACATTAGAAGCCGCAAACAACTGGCTTGGAGTTAAATCCGTACATGGGGGCAATAATACAACTGCCATTGACTGTTCTCACTTAGTATATCAAGTATACAGCCAGGTAGGCGCCAAAGACATATTTTTCCAGAAAGTACCTGATATGAAAAATAATACAGATTATGTAAATACAAGCTCTCCAGCTCCGGGAGATGTGATCTTCTGGCAAAAGGACGTTCCCCAAAACGGCAGAATATACTGGCTTGCCACTCATGTGGGAATATACATAGGAAATAATCAGTTCATAGACACATCTTTTGATACAAAAAATGTTACCACAGAAAATATCACTGGTGTGTATGAAGAAGGAATGCCGTACTTTGCAAGATGGTCACGTATTTAA
- a CDS encoding 4Fe-4S dicluster domain-containing protein has translation MAKRLKVANPARCIGCYSCMMACARTWYDTISLKNSRIDIQTRGGIETPYSQIVCHACIDPPCMRACPLSALTKRKGGGVNLNKEICDGCGNCIEACLVGAIHLDAEKKAVICKHCGVCSKFCPHDVLEMIEVEDSGEVKLTDTGPALDTSPVSPTASHKDLYGGKEPGEGK, from the coding sequence ATGGCAAAAAGGTTAAAGGTCGCAAATCCGGCCCGTTGTATAGGCTGCTACTCCTGTATGATGGCCTGTGCAAGAACCTGGTATGATACTATATCTTTGAAAAACAGCCGAATTGATATACAGACCCGCGGGGGGATCGAAACTCCTTATTCTCAAATCGTCTGCCATGCCTGCATAGACCCTCCTTGCATGAGGGCATGCCCGCTGAGCGCGCTTACCAAAAGGAAGGGGGGAGGAGTGAATCTCAATAAAGAGATCTGCGATGGCTGCGGAAACTGTATAGAAGCCTGCCTGGTGGGAGCTATCCATCTGGACGCGGAGAAAAAAGCCGTAATCTGCAAACACTGCGGCGTATGCTCGAAGTTCTGTCCCCATGATGTGCTGGAAATGATTGAAGTCGAAGACAGCGGAGAAGTAAAGCTTACTGACACGGGCCCTGCTCTGGATACAAGCCCGGTTAGTCCTACTGCGTCTCATAAAGACCTCTACGGAGGGAAAGAACCAGGGGAGGGAAAATGA
- the nikB gene encoding nickel ABC transporter permease: protein MIEFITRRLLLLLPVLLLVSVISFSIIYISPGDTAENALTNPGGGVDQRAVEEFRAKTGLDDPIHIQYIHWMGRIIHGDLGKSYMTGEDVSKAIFRCFKVTLKLAVISMLVSLIIAIPLGIISALKKGTSIDDVCRFFALAGVSMPNFWQAYLLIIVFALTLKVLPSSGYGDGGIADILLPAITLGTGYAAVTMRLMRASMLDVMQQDYIRAARAKGVPEYMIILKHALKNSLIPVVTVAGLNFGYLLNGSVIVETIFSWPGIGNLIVSSILSKDYPMIQGCVLFIAVIFVLINFAVDISYSYLNPKIRYETKN from the coding sequence GTGATAGAGTTTATAACTCGAAGGCTTTTGCTCCTTCTCCCTGTCCTTTTACTGGTATCTGTAATCAGTTTTTCTATAATCTATATCTCTCCAGGGGATACGGCAGAAAATGCTCTAACGAATCCCGGAGGAGGGGTAGACCAGAGAGCCGTAGAAGAGTTCAGGGCTAAAACGGGGCTTGATGACCCAATACATATCCAGTACATTCACTGGATGGGTAGAATCATCCACGGAGACCTTGGAAAATCATACATGACAGGTGAAGATGTCTCGAAGGCAATTTTCAGATGCTTCAAAGTCACCCTGAAGCTTGCCGTAATCAGTATGCTGGTGTCTCTAATCATTGCGATCCCACTTGGTATCATCTCAGCTCTGAAAAAAGGAACATCTATAGACGATGTCTGCAGATTCTTTGCCCTTGCAGGAGTCTCAATGCCCAATTTCTGGCAGGCATATCTCCTGATCATAGTCTTCGCGCTTACCTTGAAGGTCTTGCCTTCTTCAGGATATGGAGACGGAGGCATTGCTGATATCCTACTGCCTGCCATCACCCTTGGAACGGGCTATGCCGCTGTAACTATGAGATTGATGAGAGCAAGCATGCTTGACGTGATGCAGCAGGATTATATCCGGGCAGCCAGAGCCAAAGGAGTTCCTGAATACATGATTATTCTCAAGCATGCTTTGAAGAACTCCCTCATACCCGTGGTAACAGTTGCAGGGCTGAATTTCGGATATCTCTTGAATGGTTCTGTTATAGTTGAGACGATCTTCTCGTGGCCGGGCATAGGAAACCTGATTGTTTCATCCATACTCAGCAAGGATTACCCCATGATACAGGGCTGTGTGCTGTTCATTGCTGTGATATTTGTACTGATCAATTTTGCAGTGGATATATCATACTCTTACCTTAACCCAAAGATCAGATATGAAACTAAGAATTAA
- a CDS encoding DUF1648 domain-containing protein: MKLKYTKLQLVLEIIGLLFLVGMIVFIYTQWDQIPQQVPMHYNALGEIDRWGSKYQTLILPAIGILLYTFITVVSFFPQMWNVPVQITEENKEAVYLSTRNLIIFMKVEILAIFFYLNYHTVTVQPLSVIFLPIFLIIIFGTLIFFIVRTIRLGNEKKHNREL, encoded by the coding sequence ATGAAATTGAAGTATACTAAACTCCAACTTGTTTTGGAAATTATAGGACTTCTATTTTTAGTCGGGATGATCGTTTTTATTTACACTCAGTGGGACCAAATTCCTCAACAAGTTCCTATGCACTATAATGCGCTGGGTGAAATCGATAGATGGGGAAGTAAATATCAAACCCTTATTTTACCAGCCATAGGTATTTTGCTTTATACTTTCATTACTGTAGTATCTTTTTTCCCACAGATGTGGAATGTTCCTGTTCAAATAACCGAGGAAAACAAAGAAGCTGTGTACCTCAGTACAAGGAATCTAATTATATTCATGAAAGTCGAGATCTTAGCTATATTCTTTTACCTGAATTATCATACTGTAACTGTACAGCCTTTGTCAGTCATTTTTTTACCTATTTTTTTGATAATCATATTTGGCACATTAATATTCTTCATCGTACGGACCATTCGATTAGGAAATGAAAAAAAGCATAACCGTGAATTATGA
- a CDS encoding class I SAM-dependent methyltransferase, with protein sequence MEAKEVIRNYWDYRSETYNTGIVEQSEEEWATWKNMLSSIVDSREHLEILDVGTGPGQLALMFAELGHHVTAVDLSTRMLEKARKNALMRSLDINFIQGDAEDLQLPDMQFDVVSSKFLLWTLPDPQKALSEWKRVLKKDGMIIAIDGDWFSSGIFLKSIRTISDGIRSIKERNFHNPFNQHYNPIKKDLPLYSLKPDQVSRFLNDAGFENINIERMNSLCRSARKKGNLLDKLDYAHPIYLMKAVKK encoded by the coding sequence ATGGAAGCTAAAGAAGTGATAAGAAACTACTGGGATTATCGCAGTGAGACTTATAATACTGGCATTGTGGAACAATCCGAGGAGGAATGGGCTACCTGGAAAAACATGCTTTCATCAATAGTAGATAGCAGAGAACATCTTGAAATACTCGATGTCGGTACAGGGCCAGGTCAACTTGCCCTGATGTTTGCGGAGCTGGGTCATCATGTGACTGCTGTTGACCTATCGACAAGGATGCTTGAAAAAGCCAGAAAAAACGCCTTGATGAGGTCTCTGGACATAAACTTCATCCAGGGGGATGCCGAGGATCTGCAGCTTCCGGACATGCAATTTGATGTGGTATCCAGCAAATTTCTCCTGTGGACACTTCCTGATCCGCAGAAGGCTCTGTCTGAATGGAAACGGGTGCTTAAGAAAGACGGTATGATCATTGCCATCGATGGAGACTGGTTCAGTTCTGGTATATTCCTTAAATCGATCCGAACCATCTCGGATGGCATACGTTCCATAAAGGAAAGAAACTTTCATAACCCCTTTAATCAACACTATAACCCGATAAAAAAAGACCTTCCTCTTTATAGTTTAAAACCTGACCAGGTATCCAGGTTCTTAAATGATGCGGGTTTTGAGAATATAAATATTGAGCGTATGAATTCCCTATGCCGTTCTGCAAGGAAAAAAGGGAATTTGCTGGATAAGCTTGACTATGCTCATCCCATCTACCTTATGAAAGCTGTTAAAAAGTAA
- a CDS encoding aldehyde ferredoxin oxidoreductase family protein — translation MTTEQYAIEGLKNILYIDLSSHSYHIKERRDLYEKYLGGVGVATNLMLEEYREGTGPLDPEMPIILSTGPLSGVYPTCTKTVALFRSPLNGELGESYAGGHLAMSMRYSGYETIVIKGASRYPVYVAIHNDKVTFRDASSIWHLSSAIDVGKILREIEPGAGRRSIIRIGPAGECGITYADVNVDTYRHFGRLGLGTVFGAKKLKAMLISGNRELKSPEHNAYRKTVSMLYDTIVKTGLTEKYHNLGTSENILVLNELKGLPTRNLQAASFEGAETISGEFFAEKYLLRRVSCAGCPIGCIHVAMLKRAFSKAHEYEALNISYDFELIYALGSNLGVADPEAVLELIDACEKTGVDIISMGVVLAWATEMQQRGKISTDETLGLKFSWGDKATYLRAIDLVVQAPNEFYSDLGKGVEYASKKYGGEDFAIRLGGLEIPGYHTGLGNILGLTVGARHSHLDSAGYSADQKAFNQPISDEQIVDYIIDEENRRNVLNCMISCLFARNVYTYENVILALKGLGIERTEEELKALGKDIFRKKYALKEKFGFRFEDLRIPKRFFETPSTTGIIEEERVKRAIELYRKKRGV, via the coding sequence ATGACAACCGAGCAATACGCTATTGAGGGGCTTAAGAATATACTCTATATTGACCTGAGCAGCCATAGCTATCATATTAAGGAAAGGCGCGACCTCTATGAGAAATATCTGGGTGGTGTGGGAGTTGCCACAAACCTCATGCTTGAAGAGTACAGAGAAGGCACAGGGCCACTTGATCCGGAGATGCCAATAATCCTCAGCACAGGGCCGCTCTCGGGAGTATATCCTACATGCACCAAGACAGTTGCATTGTTCCGTTCCCCTCTCAATGGAGAATTGGGAGAATCCTATGCAGGTGGCCATCTTGCTATGTCCATGCGCTATTCAGGGTACGAAACAATTGTTATCAAAGGGGCCTCCCGATACCCTGTGTATGTGGCAATCCACAACGACAAAGTTACCTTCAGGGACGCCTCTTCCATATGGCATCTCTCTTCAGCAATTGATGTGGGAAAAATCCTGCGCGAAATAGAACCCGGTGCAGGCAGGCGCAGTATTATCAGAATTGGGCCTGCAGGAGAATGTGGGATCACATATGCCGATGTCAATGTCGATACCTACCGCCATTTCGGGCGCCTCGGGCTCGGAACGGTCTTTGGGGCAAAGAAACTTAAAGCTATGCTTATTTCCGGAAACAGGGAGCTGAAAAGCCCTGAACACAATGCTTACCGAAAGACTGTCAGTATGCTCTATGACACTATTGTGAAAACCGGGCTCACTGAGAAGTACCATAACCTAGGCACAAGCGAAAATATTCTGGTTTTAAACGAACTTAAAGGCCTGCCTACCCGAAACCTGCAGGCAGCTTCTTTCGAAGGAGCTGAAACGATTTCAGGAGAGTTTTTTGCCGAGAAATATCTTCTCAGGCGGGTCTCCTGTGCAGGCTGCCCAATTGGATGTATCCACGTAGCCATGCTAAAGCGAGCCTTTTCAAAAGCCCATGAATATGAAGCATTGAATATTTCTTATGATTTTGAATTGATCTATGCTCTGGGATCGAACCTTGGCGTAGCTGATCCTGAAGCCGTGCTTGAGCTTATTGATGCCTGTGAAAAAACGGGGGTTGATATAATCAGCATGGGAGTTGTACTCGCCTGGGCAACAGAGATGCAGCAACGCGGGAAGATTTCTACTGACGAGACTCTGGGGCTTAAATTTTCCTGGGGAGATAAAGCTACATATCTGAGAGCAATAGACCTTGTAGTCCAGGCGCCAAACGAATTTTACTCAGACCTTGGAAAAGGGGTGGAATATGCCTCCAAAAAATACGGAGGAGAGGACTTCGCAATTCGACTTGGAGGACTGGAAATTCCGGGCTATCACACAGGGCTTGGAAACATTCTTGGACTCACCGTAGGTGCCAGGCACTCCCATCTTGACAGCGCAGGTTATTCCGCAGATCAGAAAGCATTTAATCAGCCAATTTCAGATGAGCAGATTGTTGATTATATAATTGATGAAGAAAACCGGCGCAATGTCCTGAACTGCATGATTTCCTGCCTTTTTGCCAGAAACGTCTACACATACGAAAACGTGATTCTGGCCCTTAAGGGTCTGGGAATAGAAAGAACCGAAGAGGAATTAAAAGCACTGGGAAAGGATATTTTCAGGAAAAAGTATGCATTAAAAGAGAAATTCGGATTCAGGTTCGAAGACCTTCGAATCCCCAAAAGATTTTTTGAAACTCCTTCCACCACAGGGATAATTGAAGAAGAAAGAGTTAAAAGAGCGATTGAGCTTTATCGAAAGAAAAGGGGAGTATGA
- a CDS encoding oligopeptide/dipeptide ABC transporter ATP-binding protein, protein MLEVTGLKKTFTSGIISRTVTRAVDDVSFFIEKGETLGLVGQSGCGKSTLGQCVLRLIEPTAGKIVFNGTDITALDNRALNSIRPSMQMIFQNPDSSLDPKMTIGQSIAEPLKLKGNNREKTESKVVELIKQVGLSPEHIHRFPHQLSGGQNQRAVIARVLALEPIFIVADEPTASLDISVQAQILNLLKDLKEEYDLTMLFISHDLELMKHMCERVAVMYRGKIVETGKIEDIFQHPLHPYTKLLLTGDSDFEISTVDYKGAKNQGTKNPVCSYYFECPLRSKACLTETPELKKASNNQLVACHHILKNVSGNIIRMENK, encoded by the coding sequence ATGCTTGAAGTTACGGGTTTAAAGAAAACGTTTACTTCCGGCATAATCTCCAGAACTGTAACCAGAGCAGTAGATGACGTATCTTTTTTTATAGAGAAAGGAGAGACCCTGGGCCTGGTTGGGCAAAGCGGTTGCGGGAAATCTACTCTCGGACAATGTGTACTGAGGCTTATTGAACCAACAGCAGGAAAGATCGTGTTCAATGGCACGGATATCACTGCCCTTGATAACAGAGCTCTGAACAGCATCCGGCCTTCAATGCAGATGATATTCCAGAACCCTGACTCTTCTCTTGACCCTAAAATGACGATTGGGCAGAGCATAGCAGAACCGCTAAAACTTAAAGGAAATAACAGGGAAAAGACCGAAAGCAAGGTTGTTGAGCTTATAAAGCAAGTGGGGCTGAGTCCTGAACATATCCACCGTTTTCCTCACCAGCTCAGCGGGGGCCAGAATCAGAGGGCAGTTATTGCAAGAGTGCTTGCCCTTGAACCTATTTTTATTGTTGCCGATGAGCCTACAGCCTCCCTTGACATCTCGGTACAGGCCCAGATTTTGAACCTGCTAAAGGACCTCAAAGAAGAATATGACCTTACCATGCTGTTCATTTCTCATGACCTTGAGCTGATGAAACACATGTGCGAGAGGGTAGCTGTGATGTACAGGGGAAAGATTGTGGAAACTGGAAAGATCGAAGATATCTTTCAGCATCCTCTGCACCCTTACACAAAATTGCTGTTGACAGGGGATTCTGATTTCGAAATCAGTACAGTGGACTATAAGGGAGCCAAAAATCAGGGAACTAAGAATCCGGTATGTTCGTATTATTTTGAATGTCCTTTGAGATCAAAAGCATGCTTAACAGAAACACCCGAGTTGAAGAAAGCTTCAAACAATCAACTCGTGGCATGTCATCATATATTGAAAAACGTGTCCGGCAATATAATCCGGATGGAGAATAAGTGA
- a CDS encoding ABC transporter ATP-binding protein — translation MNFLTISNLYVTFPTEDGLVKAVNGVDLSIAESEIVGLIGESGSGKSVLGLSIMRLLQDDVIFKGDILYRGKNLYSIEKEDMRKLRGKEIGMILQNPGSSLNPVLTVGFQIAEPLMLHKHVKGSLAIEMAQELLGRVKIKEPSKRVKEYPHQYSGGMKERAIIAMGIASEPRFIIADEPTKGLDVTVKRNIVKLLKEISDKKTMLIITHDLGVAEELCDRIAVMYAGELVEIAPVTSIFESQLHPYTQGFFNSLPARGLKPVKGNSPSLIDLPDGCRFHPRCTHCIDRCRKEHPPMVEKNRRLVRCFLYA, via the coding sequence TTGAACTTCCTCACAATTTCTAATTTATATGTGACTTTTCCTACTGAAGATGGTCTGGTCAAGGCAGTAAACGGCGTAGATCTTTCTATTGCTGAAAGCGAAATTGTAGGCTTAATAGGTGAATCGGGCTCCGGCAAAAGTGTCCTTGGGCTCTCTATCATGAGACTGCTGCAGGATGACGTAATCTTTAAAGGAGACATTCTCTACCGTGGAAAAAACCTGTATTCTATTGAAAAAGAGGATATGAGAAAACTAAGGGGTAAAGAAATCGGTATGATTCTCCAAAATCCAGGAAGTTCTCTCAATCCGGTACTGACCGTGGGTTTTCAGATAGCTGAGCCTCTCATGCTGCATAAGCACGTAAAAGGCAGCCTGGCTATCGAGATGGCACAGGAACTTCTGGGACGCGTAAAGATCAAAGAACCTTCTAAAAGAGTAAAGGAATACCCTCACCAGTACAGCGGAGGAATGAAAGAAAGAGCAATAATCGCCATGGGTATCGCCAGTGAACCGCGCTTTATAATCGCTGATGAACCAACAAAAGGCCTTGATGTGACTGTAAAAAGGAACATAGTGAAACTGTTAAAAGAAATATCTGATAAAAAAACGATGCTAATCATCACTCATGACCTTGGAGTTGCAGAGGAATTATGCGACAGAATTGCTGTGATGTATGCCGGAGAATTAGTTGAAATCGCTCCAGTAACCTCGATATTTGAAAGCCAGCTACACCCATATACTCAGGGTTTTTTTAACTCCCTTCCTGCCAGGGGGCTCAAACCTGTAAAAGGTAACAGCCCTTCTTTGATCGATCTCCCTGATGGATGCAGGTTCCACCCACGCTGTACCCATTGCATAGACAGATGTCGAAAAGAACATCCTCCGATGGTTGAAAAAAACAGAAGGCTTGTGAGGTGCTTCCTCTATGCTTGA
- the nikC gene encoding nickel transporter permease, protein MKLRIKNKNPGLFLSAGILIFFMLSALFAGYIAPHNPEKANLELRLKEPCHEYPFGTDHLGRCILSRIIFGARVSLSVGLLVVSSSLILGLTIGALSGYYGGWLDEIVMRVVDAFLAFPSLLLALGIAGLFGAGFMNLVMALIIVDWAGYARLARSSVMAVKEQDYIKAAKGLGTGDLHVILHHVIPNVMSPLIVMATIGMGYVILSAAGLSFLGFGVQPPTPEWGSMLNEGKIYIRSAPYIMIFPGIAIMLTVLAFNYLGDELRDLLDPRETKDID, encoded by the coding sequence ATGAAACTAAGAATTAAAAACAAAAATCCGGGATTGTTCCTTAGTGCAGGAATTCTTATTTTTTTCATGCTTTCAGCGCTTTTCGCAGGGTATATAGCGCCCCACAATCCCGAGAAAGCGAATCTTGAACTTCGACTTAAAGAGCCCTGTCATGAGTATCCGTTCGGAACCGACCATTTAGGACGCTGCATATTAAGCCGGATAATTTTTGGCGCAAGAGTATCTTTATCAGTTGGACTTCTGGTAGTAAGCTCCTCTCTGATTTTAGGTCTTACCATTGGCGCTCTATCCGGATATTATGGAGGATGGCTGGATGAAATAGTTATGCGGGTAGTTGACGCTTTTCTGGCCTTTCCCAGCCTGTTACTGGCTCTTGGAATAGCCGGGCTTTTCGGTGCAGGATTCATGAATCTGGTCATGGCCCTGATAATAGTGGACTGGGCTGGTTATGCCCGCCTGGCCAGAAGCTCTGTCATGGCTGTAAAAGAACAGGACTATATTAAGGCTGCAAAAGGGCTTGGAACAGGGGATTTACATGTTATTTTACACCACGTAATCCCAAACGTGATGTCTCCACTCATAGTAATGGCAACAATAGGAATGGGATATGTCATACTGTCTGCAGCAGGACTCAGTTTTCTGGGTTTTGGAGTGCAGCCGCCTACTCCGGAATGGGGCTCCATGCTGAATGAAGGAAAAATATACATCCGATCTGCTCCCTACATAATGATCTTTCCCGGAATTGCTATCATGCTTACGGTCCTGGCGTTCAACTATCTTGGGGACGAGTTAAGGGACCTGCTTGACCCGAGAGAAACGAAGGACATCGACTGA
- a CDS encoding GNAT family N-acetyltransferase, with the protein MNFELRKWKKTDAESFFKYSNNTKIAKNMRDSFPSTLDDCRKTVESFSCNDETQQCCRAIIVNGEVAGSIALFLKNDVYCKSAEIAYWLGEPFWGRGIMSEAIKQLCWAAFEQYDIVRIFAEPYAQNIGSRKALEKAGFVLEGIMKKGVYKNGNFFDYCMYALVK; encoded by the coding sequence ATGAATTTTGAATTGAGAAAGTGGAAAAAAACCGATGCTGAAAGCTTTTTCAAGTATTCCAACAATACAAAAATTGCAAAAAATATGAGAGATTCTTTTCCCTCCACTTTAGATGACTGCAGAAAAACTGTAGAAAGCTTTAGCTGTAACGATGAAACACAGCAGTGCTGCAGGGCAATTATTGTGAACGGAGAAGTTGCAGGGAGCATTGCATTATTCCTTAAAAATGATGTTTATTGTAAGAGTGCAGAGATTGCATACTGGCTTGGCGAACCTTTTTGGGGCAGGGGAATAATGAGCGAAGCAATAAAACAGCTTTGCTGGGCAGCTTTTGAACAGTATGATATTGTCCGGATATTTGCAGAGCCTTATGCACAAAATATCGGCTCAAGAAAAGCTCTTGAAAAAGCCGGATTTGTTTTAGAGGGCATAATGAAGAAAGGAGTCTATAAAAATGGTAATTTCTTTGATTATTGCATGTATGCTCTTGTGAAATAA